A region of Vigna radiata var. radiata cultivar VC1973A chromosome 6, Vradiata_ver6, whole genome shotgun sequence DNA encodes the following proteins:
- the LOC106764621 gene encoding LEAF RUST 10 DISEASE-RESISTANCE LOCUS RECEPTOR-LIKE PROTEIN KINASE-like 2.1 isoform X1 produces the protein MRRERTLLVVLLLILIHHISATKDHQKHLCPPSSCGHIPNITYPFRLQGDPENCGDERYELGCQNNVTVLYLHSIQYHVQAINYDNYTVRVVDPALQHHNCSSLPLRSLSRSNFSDTYTHRMGPYQASYDNMESLSFEHIVFLNCNHSVRENGKYVESGECVKWDSKGYSYAVVGDLYAEDLEVGCDVKLVAPTSFRTLSYHSYGAIHRALAYGFEISWLNLACQNHCHEDFCDFDSSSQKLVCYEQSLFQWLKKWLKTLAELPLWWLIDKGELYIEDDWMC, from the exons ATGAGGAGAGAGAGAACATTGTTGGTGGTACTGCTACTTATTCTAATCCACCATATTTCTGCTACCAAGGATCACCAAAAACACCTTTGTCCCCCTTCTTCCTGTGGCCACATCCCCAACATTACTTATCCTTTTCGATTACAAGGCGACCCAGAGAATTGTGGTGACGAAAGGTACGAGCTTGGTTGTCAGAATAATGTTACTGTGTTGTATCTGCACTCTATACAATACCATGTACAAGCAATCAACTACGACAACTACACCGTGAGAGTGGTTGACCCTGCACTTCAACACCACAACTGCTCCTCCCTTCCTCTCCGTTCCCTCTCTCGCTCCAATTTCTCTGATACTTACACGCACCGCATGGGTCCATACCAAGCCTCTTATGATAATATGGAATCTCTGAGTTTCGAGCATATAGTGTTTCTGAACTGTAACCATTCGGTGAGAGAGAACGGAAAGTATGTGGAAAGTGGTGAGTGCGTGAAGTGGGACTCAAAGGGCTATTCATATGCTGTTGTTGGTGACCTATATGCTGAGGACTTAGAAGTTGGGTGTGACGTGAAGCTTGTTGCTCCCACATCGTTCAGGACTTTGAGTTACCATTCATACGGTGCCATTCATAGGGCTCTCGCCTATGGATTTGAGATCTCTTGGCTAAACCTCGCCTGTCAGAATCATTGTCATGAAGATTTTTGCGATTTCGACTCTTCTAGCCAGAAGCTTGTTTGCTATG AACAATCCTTATTCCAGTGGTTAAAGAAGTGGTTAAAGACGTTAGCTG
- the LOC106764621 gene encoding LEAF RUST 10 DISEASE-RESISTANCE LOCUS RECEPTOR-LIKE PROTEIN KINASE-like 2.1 isoform X3: MRRERTLLVVLLLILIHHISATKDHQKHLCPPSSCGHIPNITYPFRLQGDPENCGDERYELGCQNNVTVLYLHSIQYHVQAINYDNYTVRVVDPALQHHNCSSLPLRSLSRSNFSDTYTHRMGPYQASYDNMESLSFEHIVFLNCNHSVRENGKYVESGECVKWDSKGYSYAVVGDLYAEDLEVGCDVKLVAPTSFRTLSYHSYGAIHRALAYGFEISWLNLACQNHCHEDFCDFDSSSQKLVCYEQSLFQWLKKWLKTLAAFKREIGQP, encoded by the exons ATGAGGAGAGAGAGAACATTGTTGGTGGTACTGCTACTTATTCTAATCCACCATATTTCTGCTACCAAGGATCACCAAAAACACCTTTGTCCCCCTTCTTCCTGTGGCCACATCCCCAACATTACTTATCCTTTTCGATTACAAGGCGACCCAGAGAATTGTGGTGACGAAAGGTACGAGCTTGGTTGTCAGAATAATGTTACTGTGTTGTATCTGCACTCTATACAATACCATGTACAAGCAATCAACTACGACAACTACACCGTGAGAGTGGTTGACCCTGCACTTCAACACCACAACTGCTCCTCCCTTCCTCTCCGTTCCCTCTCTCGCTCCAATTTCTCTGATACTTACACGCACCGCATGGGTCCATACCAAGCCTCTTATGATAATATGGAATCTCTGAGTTTCGAGCATATAGTGTTTCTGAACTGTAACCATTCGGTGAGAGAGAACGGAAAGTATGTGGAAAGTGGTGAGTGCGTGAAGTGGGACTCAAAGGGCTATTCATATGCTGTTGTTGGTGACCTATATGCTGAGGACTTAGAAGTTGGGTGTGACGTGAAGCTTGTTGCTCCCACATCGTTCAGGACTTTGAGTTACCATTCATACGGTGCCATTCATAGGGCTCTCGCCTATGGATTTGAGATCTCTTGGCTAAACCTCGCCTGTCAGAATCATTGTCATGAAGATTTTTGCGATTTCGACTCTTCTAGCCAGAAGCTTGTTTGCTATG AACAATCCTTATTCCAGTGGTTAAAGAAGTGGTTAAAGACGTTAGCTG CCTTTAAGAGAGAAATCGGCCAACCTTAG
- the LOC106764621 gene encoding LEAF RUST 10 DISEASE-RESISTANCE LOCUS RECEPTOR-LIKE PROTEIN KINASE-like 2.1 isoform X2 — protein sequence MRRERTLLVVLLLILIHHISATKDHQKHLCPPSSCGHIPNITYPFRLQGDPENCGDERYELGCQNNVTVLYLHSIQYHVQAINYDNYTVRVVDPALQHHNCSSLPLRSLSRSNFSDTYTHRMGPYQASYDNMESLSFEHIVFLNCNHSVRENGKYVESGECVKWDSKGYSYAVVGDLYAEDLEVGCDVKLVAPTSFRTLSYHSYGAIHRALAYGFEISWLNLACQNHCHEDFCDFDSSSQKLVCYEQSLFQWLKKWLKTLADKGELYIEDDWMC from the exons ATGAGGAGAGAGAGAACATTGTTGGTGGTACTGCTACTTATTCTAATCCACCATATTTCTGCTACCAAGGATCACCAAAAACACCTTTGTCCCCCTTCTTCCTGTGGCCACATCCCCAACATTACTTATCCTTTTCGATTACAAGGCGACCCAGAGAATTGTGGTGACGAAAGGTACGAGCTTGGTTGTCAGAATAATGTTACTGTGTTGTATCTGCACTCTATACAATACCATGTACAAGCAATCAACTACGACAACTACACCGTGAGAGTGGTTGACCCTGCACTTCAACACCACAACTGCTCCTCCCTTCCTCTCCGTTCCCTCTCTCGCTCCAATTTCTCTGATACTTACACGCACCGCATGGGTCCATACCAAGCCTCTTATGATAATATGGAATCTCTGAGTTTCGAGCATATAGTGTTTCTGAACTGTAACCATTCGGTGAGAGAGAACGGAAAGTATGTGGAAAGTGGTGAGTGCGTGAAGTGGGACTCAAAGGGCTATTCATATGCTGTTGTTGGTGACCTATATGCTGAGGACTTAGAAGTTGGGTGTGACGTGAAGCTTGTTGCTCCCACATCGTTCAGGACTTTGAGTTACCATTCATACGGTGCCATTCATAGGGCTCTCGCCTATGGATTTGAGATCTCTTGGCTAAACCTCGCCTGTCAGAATCATTGTCATGAAGATTTTTGCGATTTCGACTCTTCTAGCCAGAAGCTTGTTTGCTATG AACAATCCTTATTCCAGTGGTTAAAGAAGTGGTTAAAGACGTTAGCTG
- the LOC106763699 gene encoding rust resistance kinase Lr10-like translates to MAWACKIVFGVPLIVALVICKWRKRHSSMYENIENYLEQNHLAPIRYSYKEIKKMTEGFKEKLGEGGFGSVFKAKLRSGPSVAIKMLGKAKGNGQDFINEVATIGRIHHQNVVQLIGFCVSGSKRALLYEFMSNGSLDKLIFSKEGSVQLSYEKIYNISVGVARGIAYLHHGCEMKILHFDIKPHNILLDENFIPKISDFGLAKLYPVENSIVTVTAARGTIGYMAPELFYNNIGGISHKADVYSFGMLLMEMASKRKNLNPHADRSSQIYFPFWIYDRIREEEDIDIQDLTEEEKKIAKKMIIVALWCIQLKPNNRPSMNRVVEMLEGNIEDLKIPPESTLYPDEMSTDDDQTINSEFTDTFS, encoded by the coding sequence ATGGCATGGGCTTGCAAAATTGTGTTTGGGGTGCCACTGATTGTTGCACTTGTGATATGTAAATGGAGGAAAAGACATTCATCAAtgtatgaaaatattgaaaattaccTTGAACAAAATCACTTAGCACCTATCAGATACTCATACAaggaaattaaaaagatgaCTGAAGGTTTCAAAGAGAAGTTAGGTGAAGGAGGATTTGGCTCTGTGTTTAAGGCAAAGTTACGGAGTGGACCTTCTGTGGCAATCAAAATGTTAGGTAAAGCCAAAGGAAATGGACAAGATTTTATCAATGAAGTTGCAACCATTGGAAGAATACATCATCAAAATGTGGTACAATTAATTGGATTTTGTGTTAGTGGCTCAAAGCGCGCTCTTTTGTATGAATTCATGTCTAATGGTTCTCTTgataaacttatattttcaaaagaaggAAGTGTACAATTAAGCTATGAAAAGATATACAATATATCAGTTGGAGTGGCTCGTGGGATTGCTTATCTTCACCATGGATGTGAGATGAAGATTTTGCATTTTGATATCAAACCACATAACATCTTACTAGATGAAAATTTTATCCCAAAGATTTCTGACTTTGGATTGGCAAAGTTATATCCAGTAGAAAATAGCATTGTCACTGTGACTGCAGCAAGAGGAACCATTGGATATATGGCTCCAGAATTGTTTTACAATAATATTGGAGGAATTTCCCATAAGGCCGATGTTTATAGTTTTGGAATGCTTTTGATGGAGATGGCAAGCAAGAGGAAGAACCTGAATCCCCATGCGGATAGATCAAGTCAAATTTACTTTCCATTTTGGATCTATGATCGTATTAGAGAAGAGGAAGATATAGATATACAAGATTTGActgaagaggaaaagaaaatagcAAAGAAGATGATCATAGTTGCACTTTGGTGCATACAATTGAAACCAAATAATCGTCCCTCAATGAATAGAGTGGTAGAAATGCTTGAAGGAAATATTGAAGACCTGAAAATACCTCCAGAATCTACTTTATATCCTGATGAAATGAGTACCGACGATGATCAAACAATAAACTCAGAGTTCACCGACACATTCTCTTAA